From a region of the Streptomyces asoensis genome:
- a CDS encoding DUF3761 domain-containing protein produces the protein MAGALLAPVALATDAAAASCARHTTGVCKANSPHPRGATAKCKDGTYSYSASFRGTCSHHRGVKYWYR, from the coding sequence ATGGCAGGTGCCCTTCTGGCTCCGGTGGCCCTCGCCACTGATGCCGCGGCGGCATCATGTGCCCGGCACACCACTGGCGTGTGCAAGGCGAATTCACCTCACCCCCGCGGCGCAACGGCCAAATGCAAGGACGGCACCTACTCCTACAGCGCCTCGTTCCGCGGCACTTGCTCCCACCACCGTGGCGTGAAGTACTGGTACCGCTGA
- a CDS encoding CYTH domain-containing protein encodes MAVEVEVRFEVSPGEFERIREDLSQRSHFGAYEIRRDQRKVQLDTYFDSLGQLAARHWSLRIREKADTLRVTFKRPHLSGGPTQREEIENPGDGSLVEVMNQVATILAAQNIGATVGTNIEYAVHSVGAAATLQAMGLDHQYMVETTRELWILGSNGVDIVELCLDESKYRGKEAPSTPEYRIELELLDQTRSADLAEMKRMVAVNYGAREVFQSKFERAIIHADMNGSVEKAELKLQFGNDDQYDSLLGELEHNEQFIDGYRFQRAANRTIKDMYYDTKGRNLFLRGAYIRIRLEGGRRQLTFRRLKERGAPTTFMSKQEESSIRESDDIRAKWEDICSLLTKYQHVSEAPAPASFDDLHDTLERMGLRPSLEVQVSRKAWLVRRFSDSHSPHLTGEDRPIVKLKFDEITYRPPGRSRTAMRRECEVTGVEDEADSPQRYQTDQYLAFLLLFSSKCSEFTGGEVRKLTSAKYFEGVVDLGLRKQPPWYKTRTSTVLDEPTGGTHRIPAQVPSGGISWEYFRFTGSLAMLIGGLLAMSMGGDDGLLAGGSSQIPAVLLQTLGFISLCAGWLALTRHAERGSSRRNRGIAVALSAIAAIAVTLPWTGRDFTANMTGYIGLIALAWSYLRTTRQD; translated from the coding sequence ATGGCTGTCGAGGTTGAGGTCCGGTTCGAAGTCTCGCCAGGCGAGTTCGAACGAATCCGCGAGGATCTTTCGCAGCGGTCCCACTTCGGTGCGTATGAGATCCGCCGCGATCAGAGAAAAGTCCAACTGGACACGTACTTCGATTCACTGGGTCAGCTCGCTGCCCGTCACTGGTCACTGCGTATACGTGAGAAGGCAGACACGCTCCGTGTGACCTTCAAGCGTCCGCATCTCAGTGGCGGTCCGACCCAGCGCGAGGAGATCGAGAATCCCGGCGACGGTTCCTTGGTGGAAGTGATGAACCAGGTAGCCACAATCCTCGCGGCCCAGAACATCGGTGCAACGGTCGGAACAAACATCGAGTACGCGGTCCACAGCGTCGGCGCTGCTGCCACCCTGCAGGCCATGGGGTTGGATCATCAGTACATGGTGGAAACCACCCGCGAACTCTGGATCTTGGGCAGCAACGGAGTCGACATCGTTGAACTCTGTTTGGACGAGAGCAAATACCGCGGCAAGGAAGCCCCTTCCACCCCCGAGTACCGGATCGAACTCGAGCTGCTTGACCAGACCAGGAGCGCCGATCTCGCCGAAATGAAGCGCATGGTCGCGGTCAATTACGGTGCACGTGAGGTGTTTCAGTCGAAATTCGAGCGGGCGATCATCCATGCCGACATGAACGGGTCGGTGGAGAAGGCGGAGTTGAAGCTCCAGTTCGGCAACGACGACCAGTACGACTCCCTGCTGGGCGAGTTGGAGCACAACGAACAGTTCATCGATGGGTATCGGTTCCAGCGCGCCGCGAACCGGACGATCAAAGACATGTACTACGACACCAAGGGGCGCAACCTCTTCTTGCGGGGTGCATACATCAGGATCCGGTTGGAAGGGGGGCGCCGTCAGTTGACCTTTCGCCGCCTGAAGGAGAGAGGGGCCCCGACGACCTTCATGTCCAAGCAGGAGGAGTCCTCCATCCGTGAAAGCGACGACATCCGGGCCAAGTGGGAGGACATCTGCAGCTTGCTGACTAAGTATCAGCATGTCTCAGAAGCGCCAGCCCCGGCCTCGTTCGATGATCTCCACGACACGCTGGAAAGAATGGGGCTTCGACCGAGCCTCGAAGTGCAGGTGAGCCGGAAGGCGTGGCTGGTACGCCGGTTCTCGGATTCGCACTCGCCGCACCTCACGGGGGAAGACCGACCCATCGTCAAACTCAAGTTCGACGAGATCACCTACCGTCCTCCTGGGCGTAGCCGCACCGCTATGCGCCGGGAGTGTGAGGTCACCGGGGTGGAGGACGAGGCTGACTCACCACAGAGGTACCAGACCGATCAGTACCTGGCATTCCTGCTTCTCTTCTCATCGAAGTGCAGCGAGTTCACCGGTGGCGAGGTAAGGAAGCTCACGAGCGCAAAGTACTTCGAAGGAGTCGTGGACCTTGGGCTCCGGAAGCAGCCCCCTTGGTACAAGACGCGTACAAGCACAGTGCTAGACGAGCCCACCGGGGGCACCCACCGTATACCGGCCCAAGTGCCCTCCGGGGGCATCTCCTGGGAGTATTTCCGGTTCACGGGCTCCCTGGCCATGTTGATCGGTGGACTCCTGGCCATGAGCATGGGTGGTGACGACGGTCTTCTGGCCGGGGGGTCCTCCCAAATCCCAGCAGTACTCCTTCAGACTCTCGGCTTCATCAGCCTCTGCGCGGGCTGGCTTGCCTTGACGAGGCACGCCGAACGGGGCAGTTCCCGGCGCAACAGGGGAATCGCCGTAGCGCTCTCCGCGATCGCCGCGATCGCCGTCACGCTGCCTTGGACCGGACGCGACTTCACAGCGAACATGACCGGGTACATCGGGTTGATCGCCCTCGCGTGGTCTTACCTGAGGACCACCCGGCAGGACTGA
- a CDS encoding SAV_2336 N-terminal domain-related protein produces MTLFDAQPWLITAAPVPAVDHRWRSPLPFDPVFLEAPDHWPTAAPVENAASALSPLGLMGETPTRPAASIYDPPEGPDDAPASPGLDLVLVIDTSPSMTAWYPAANAITACLRDLPHFHSVQVIEMRNRRPASSDDLFHPTDRQTLQAERFSPDRSKITLVLTDGVGAAWKRCLLWPDLYQWATSHTVAILHVLPHHHWSLSGIPAQPMQLRAVHEWCPNGQLETAPTEHDSTAQAGAADAQDQSVVIPVLEIRKRWLDQWTRLLLTDFLVHQQALTVTALAPPTAVVPAPARAQDDAPNASQLIAEFHTTAPEHAFSLAILLAVAPLNRFVMQLIATELAPAATTRDLSAVLTSGLLVSLEPSIGVANDYGKITFDFLPEVRQNLLAIGESSQTRRAIALLDTYLGAYAPALQGISERMRQPTVQALPAINEHTAPYLEIEHSLLTALSGETTAHRSVAATLRARLDST; encoded by the coding sequence GTGACCTTGTTCGACGCGCAGCCGTGGCTCATCACCGCGGCACCGGTCCCCGCCGTGGACCACCGATGGCGCAGCCCCCTGCCCTTCGATCCCGTCTTCCTCGAAGCCCCTGACCACTGGCCGACGGCCGCACCCGTGGAAAACGCAGCCTCAGCGCTGAGTCCGCTGGGCCTGATGGGAGAAACACCCACCCGGCCCGCTGCAAGCATCTACGACCCTCCCGAGGGCCCCGACGACGCCCCTGCGTCACCCGGCCTGGACCTGGTCCTGGTCATCGACACCAGCCCCTCCATGACGGCCTGGTACCCGGCAGCCAACGCGATCACTGCATGCCTGCGCGACCTGCCGCACTTTCACAGCGTGCAAGTCATCGAAATGCGCAACCGCCGGCCAGCCAGCAGCGACGACCTGTTCCACCCCACGGACCGCCAAACGTTGCAAGCCGAGCGCTTCTCACCCGACCGCTCGAAGATCACTCTGGTGCTGACCGACGGTGTCGGAGCCGCCTGGAAACGCTGTCTGCTCTGGCCGGACCTGTACCAATGGGCCACATCGCACACCGTCGCCATCCTGCACGTCCTGCCGCACCACCACTGGTCCCTGTCCGGCATCCCCGCACAGCCCATGCAGCTGCGCGCCGTGCACGAGTGGTGCCCCAACGGGCAGCTGGAAACGGCTCCCACCGAGCACGACAGCACCGCCCAGGCAGGCGCAGCAGACGCTCAAGACCAAAGCGTGGTGATCCCCGTACTCGAGATCCGCAAACGCTGGCTCGACCAGTGGACCCGCCTGCTCCTGACCGACTTCCTCGTCCACCAGCAAGCCCTGACCGTCACGGCGTTGGCGCCCCCGACCGCCGTCGTCCCCGCCCCCGCCCGCGCCCAGGACGACGCACCTAACGCCAGCCAGCTCATCGCCGAATTCCACACCACCGCCCCCGAGCATGCCTTCAGCCTGGCCATCCTGCTCGCCGTGGCCCCCCTGAACCGCTTCGTCATGCAGCTCATCGCAACAGAGTTGGCCCCCGCAGCCACCACCCGCGACCTGTCCGCCGTCCTGACCAGCGGACTCCTCGTGAGCCTGGAGCCCTCCATCGGAGTCGCCAACGACTACGGGAAGATCACCTTCGACTTCCTGCCCGAGGTTCGCCAGAACCTCCTCGCCATCGGCGAGTCCAGTCAAACCCGTCGAGCCATCGCACTGCTCGACACCTACCTCGGAGCCTACGCACCAGCTCTTCAAGGCATCAGCGAACGCATGCGCCAGCCCACCGTGCAAGCACTCCCCGCCATCAACGAACACACCGCTCCCTACCTCGAGATCGAGCACTCCCTGCTGACCGCTCTGTCCGGTGAAACCACAGCCCACCGGTCCGTGGCCGCCACCCTGCGCGCACGGCTCGACAGCACCTAG
- a CDS encoding effector-associated domain 2-containing protein: MVDVLCTSPSLSDAPTRRALARMLAHALNRTFSDDESTTQLAQEHLSWIVARCMEHGEATESADALARVAGTVTGDAKVAAQLRVLSDWRVASARLSDEDLDVLVQLLEGKALTSARTIARTCLQPFPVHLPAHCTDAWSVVLYLLRRNALPSGLPVFLVFLEHLAPTLDAADKDELRAWTDAYARSQGLQEQLAGCRARVKATPGAPRTENAGRVMFVLLADGLDEDYCVLQVWHQDGPSGQSPPMREGDERVHRHDLGQYVHQRLQQSLAGIGRPAALTVEFWLPLMLANLPVARWCRPARNAEGKSSYRVVVRSLDRDSLETTHSAWKQQWDQLIAGHDVGTQDRVHDAEAPPGPSAQGQLLVLNTPPDREEGRRQLLDGIRSGAPAILWHRSDCTSRSFRQHVRDLTKGSLADLPTRLGELQHQSDSLGTGPLSDLTLLWDDPNQPRPMLKALTSPDAVVPL; the protein is encoded by the coding sequence ATGGTCGACGTGCTGTGTACGTCACCGTCCTTGTCCGATGCCCCCACCCGCAGAGCGCTGGCGAGAATGCTGGCCCATGCACTCAACCGCACGTTCTCCGACGACGAATCCACCACACAGCTGGCACAGGAGCATCTGTCGTGGATCGTGGCACGGTGCATGGAACACGGGGAAGCAACAGAGTCCGCCGACGCCCTCGCACGGGTCGCAGGCACCGTGACCGGCGATGCCAAAGTCGCCGCGCAGCTGAGAGTGCTGTCGGACTGGCGCGTGGCCAGTGCCCGGCTCAGCGACGAAGACCTCGACGTGCTCGTCCAGCTCCTGGAAGGCAAGGCGCTTACCAGCGCGCGGACGATCGCGCGGACCTGCTTGCAGCCGTTCCCCGTGCACCTGCCCGCCCACTGCACCGACGCGTGGAGCGTGGTGCTGTATCTGCTGCGGCGCAACGCACTGCCCAGCGGCCTGCCCGTCTTCCTGGTCTTCCTCGAGCACCTGGCTCCCACACTGGACGCCGCCGACAAGGACGAACTGCGCGCCTGGACCGATGCCTACGCCCGGTCCCAAGGTCTGCAGGAGCAGCTGGCCGGATGCCGCGCCCGCGTCAAGGCCACACCCGGGGCACCGCGCACGGAAAATGCAGGCCGCGTCATGTTCGTCCTTTTGGCCGACGGACTGGACGAGGACTACTGCGTCCTCCAGGTCTGGCATCAGGACGGCCCAAGCGGACAATCACCTCCCATGCGCGAAGGCGACGAACGCGTACACCGTCACGACCTGGGCCAGTACGTCCACCAGCGCCTGCAGCAGTCCCTGGCGGGCATCGGCCGTCCGGCCGCGCTCACCGTCGAGTTCTGGCTGCCTTTGATGCTGGCCAACCTGCCGGTCGCCCGGTGGTGCCGTCCCGCCCGCAACGCCGAGGGAAAGTCGAGCTACCGGGTCGTGGTGCGCAGCCTGGACCGAGACAGCCTGGAGACCACGCACTCCGCATGGAAACAGCAGTGGGATCAACTGATCGCAGGACACGACGTCGGCACCCAGGATCGCGTCCACGACGCTGAGGCCCCGCCCGGCCCGTCGGCGCAGGGGCAACTGCTGGTGCTGAACACGCCACCGGACAGAGAGGAAGGCCGGCGCCAGCTCCTCGACGGCATCCGCTCCGGAGCACCGGCAATCCTGTGGCACCGCAGCGACTGCACCTCACGCTCCTTCCGCCAGCACGTGCGCGACCTCACCAAAGGCTCCCTGGCCGACCTGCCCACCCGCCTGGGCGAACTGCAGCACCAGTCGGACAGCCTGGGCACCGGACCCCTGAGCGACCTGACGCTGCTGTGGGACGACCCCAACCAGCCGCGCCCCATGCTCAAAGCACTCACGTCACCGGACGCGGTGGTACCCCTGTGA